TTCAGCAAGACCCACGAGTGGTACCAGATGGCGCCCGAGATCCGGCGGACGATGATGATGGAGCACTCCCGGTTCGGCCACAGCTTCGACGACATCGAGCAGTTGCTGCTCTACTGCACGGGCCTCGCGGACTGGGAGTTCGTGGTGGGGTACGAGACCGACGACCTGACCCGGTTCCAGGAACTCGTCACCGGGATGCGCAGCACCGCCGGTCGGCCGTACACACTGCGCGACACGCCGACGTTTGCCGGTCGCTACGGATCGGTCGAAGAGACGCTGCGGCGCGTGTTCGGATAGCGGAGGCGCGAGATGTCACCCGTTCACGTCTACGACGTACTCCTCCGAGCTCGACAGAAGCTGTTCGAGTGGGTGCGCCCGCTCGACCAGGCTCAGTACGCGCAGCCGTTTCCGTTCGGGGCGCGGTCCGTCCGCGGCTGTCTCGTGGAAATCGCCCGGGCGGAACTGTTTCTCGCGATGCGGCTCCGGGAGGAGCCGCTGCCGCCGCTCGCCGAGTGGCCGATCAACGAGCAGCGCCTGCCGACATTCGCGGAGCTCGAGCGCGTGTGGACGGCGCAGTCGCAGCAGACGCGCGCCACGCTGGCCGAGACAACGGATTGGGACCGTACCGTGACCTGCCGCCTCGTGCGGCCGAACCAGACAGTACTGCTCACGGCGACAAAGGCGGACATCGCCACGCAGATCATGATGCACGAGGTCCATCACCGCGCGCAGGCCATGGCGATGCTGCGGCAACTGGGCGTGGAGGCCCAGAACCTGGACCACATCCGCTTTACGCAAACCACGGTGCCACAGAACTAAGGCGCGCGCCGACGGTCTGTGTCGTTTCGCCACGCCGCTCCGTTGCGCGGATGGTGTGGACACCCGCCCTTCTCCGACCCGCCGCCCGGGCGTCTCCCTGGCGATCGACGCCGGTCACGGGAACTTTCGACGACCGGCAATCGCTGTGAGCGTGTGAAGGTCACACGTAGGTCCAACCACACGCGACGCACTGGCCGGAGCCTCGACCGTGCGTCGCGACGCGAAGGGAGAAGGACGACCATGAGAAGCACGCTTGTGGCATGCGCCGTCGCGCTCGTCATCGCCGGGGGGGCGATCGCTCTGCCGATGACCGCGTCGGCCGTGACCGTCGTCGTCATCGCGCCCGGACCGCCGCCTGCGGCGCAGTACGAAGTGGTCCCGGCGACGCCGGGCCCCGGCTGGGTGTGGGTCGGCGGGCACTGGGCGTGGAACGGCGGCCGGTGGGTCTGGATACACGGGTATTGGGCGAGAGGACCGCGGGCGGGGGCCGCGTGGGTTCCCGGACACTGGGTCCCGCGAGGAGGCGGGTGGGTCTGGGTCGAGGGCCACTGGCGATAGGCTCGCGCTAGTGCGCGTCGCGAGGCGGCGCGCGGTCACGACGCGGACCCACATCGGCACCCGCGTGGCCGTGTGCCGCCTCGCGCACTCGCGAACCGCTAGACCCGCGCGTTCGCCCGGACAACCTCGGCGATCCCCCGGGCGCGCTTGCCGAGAGTCCCGGACGCGGATCGCCCGCGCGCGGACGAGACGTCCCTCGTCACCCCGACGTCTCGTCGCAGATCAGAGGCGTGGGGTGGGTCACCGGAGAAGACACCTACCATGCCCGGCGGGTATCGAATCGGCCTCGATATCGGCGGCACCTTCACCGACCTCGTGCTGGCGGACGAGCGTGCCGGTGGGATCCGCCTCCACAAGGTGCTCACCACCCCCGACGATCCGGCCGAGGGCGCGCTGCGGGGCCTGATCGAACTGTGCGACGCGGCGGAGATCGCCCTTGGGGACGTCGACGCGCTCGTTCACGGCACGACCCTGGTCACCAACGCGATCATTGAGCGCGCAGGCGCTCGGACCGCGCTCCTCACGACCCGTGGGTTCCGCGACATCCTCGAGATGGGCAAGGAGCAGCGGTACGACATCTACGACCTGTTCTTGCAGTACCCCGATCTGCTCGTCCCGCGGCGCTGGCGCATCGAGGTCGACGAACGCGTCACCCGCGACGGCACCGTGCTGACGCCGCTCGACCCGGCGCAGGTGCGGGCCGCGGCGCGCGATCTCGCATCCCAGGGCA
Above is a window of bacterium DNA encoding:
- a CDS encoding YXWGXW repeat-containing protein encodes the protein MRSTLVACAVALVIAGGAIALPMTASAVTVVVIAPGPPPAAQYEVVPATPGPGWVWVGGHWAWNGGRWVWIHGYWARGPRAGAAWVPGHWVPRGGGWVWVEGHWR
- a CDS encoding DinB family protein, whose product is MSPVHVYDVLLRARQKLFEWVRPLDQAQYAQPFPFGARSVRGCLVEIARAELFLAMRLREEPLPPLAEWPINEQRLPTFAELERVWTAQSQQTRATLAETTDWDRTVTCRLVRPNQTVLLTATKADIATQIMMHEVHHRAQAMAMLRQLGVEAQNLDHIRFTQTTVPQN